The genomic region ATCCTAGGAAACAAAGACCAGTACAAAGCAACAGGGCCGCTGTTTGGAGGCCATAGCCAGTCCAGTAACCTGAGGGGAAAGCCGCGCCGAGATTCAGTCTAACACAGTCAATAAGACCAACAACGTTCATGCTTGCGTTGAGAACCTGAGCAAGATAGAAGAGGATTCCGATGGAACCACCAAACTCTGGTCCTAGAGACCGTGAGATAAGGTAGTATGCACCACCACCTTTGACTTCTCCATTGGATGCGATGGCCGATAGAGAAAGCGTTGTCAATAAGTCAATGGAGTAAGCTGTAACTAGAAGTCCTGGAGTCTTTGTTAAGATTTATGAAAGGCCTCGTATGAGAGAGAAGCTTACCGAGGATGCCCACGAAGCCGATTTTTCCAATGATTTGACCGAATCGCAAAAACATGAGAATACTCATGATATTGAGAAAAACAGGGATGTATACGCCCGAGATGCTGCCCAACTTGTTGTGCCGTGGCTCCATGGTGACTGATACTGATCCTCGTCCGCCATGGGACTCGGCTATGTTATTTCGTTGTCGTTCTCCCCCATTGTCGACTCCCTTGATATCTGACTGTTGAGGTGTTGTCATGATGCAGTCCAGAGAGCAAGTCAGCCAGAGAGACAGACGAGGGGTCAGTAGTAGCGAGCACTGGCCCGGCCCACATGAGCAAGTATGAGACGGTGAAGAACCGCGCGGTGGAACAAAGCACAGAAGAATGAGGCTTTTGAAAGAGGGGAGAGGCCTGGGAAACAATGATGTTATGATGTATTCTATTGTTCAAGGACCACTGGGCAATTGGGTAATCGGTCGTCAATCCTATGCTTGCCAAGAGAATTCCAAGCTGAAGCCTCCCCCGTGTTGCATATTGGGTGTGTTTAGTGTGGTTGTGAGTGGATAATACAAGGGCAGTTGTTCGGCAATCCGGGCAAAAACGTCCATGTTGGTTTGGAGATCATCACCAATCAAGGACGCCACAATAGCCTCAAGGGAGGGCATTCTTGGGCCTCCATCGCAGTTACAGCAGGAAAGGTATGGAAGTTTGGAGGAACTAGACGGGTCAGCAGGGGACTACGTTGCTGCTAATGTTGGTGTTTGAGGTGGTTCCAAGGGTCCACGGGTGCTGGACATTCCCCGCTAAAACCTGCATTTCAGCGGTTAGAGGCCAGTAGAATCCAGTAGTGTTGCTCAGAGCTATATGGATCTCTCCAGGGTGATAGTCGTCTTTATGACTCTGTCTGTGGGGAGGTCGGATCATGTGCAAGAGCTGGGATGGAAGGCAGTAAAACTTGAGATTTTgatcctaagtgacaaaataAACCCCAAGGAGACTCTCCTTACTTATGATAACTTACcaaagtcttttcatcacttaactagggtcaaggtcccaAGGTTTCCTGCTCCCGGAAGCTGGCGTGGCTTGTTTATGCTGGAGCTCATACTGAACCACAAGGTGCAGCTTCGTATCGCGATAGGCGCTGTAGGTGCTACCAAATGACGTAGGCCATGCCGAAGGAAATCCACCCTGAAATTCAAGCTTCTGTCGGTGCTTTTGTTGCCGAGGTTTTGAATGCTACCTTTGTTCGCCGTTTCGCCGTAAGGCCAGAGAGAAAGACGAGACCTGATGCTAGTAAAGCACAAAAACCAAGATCAGAGATCGAGATCTCTGATGTGAGACATATAGAAGATATCTATTCACATGTCGACATGCGCCTCATTCATCTGACTCGACTCTTAAGGGTCGTGACGCCCCCACTGAGCGTGACAGCATAAACGTGCCCCAAGTGACGGGTAACGCACATCGATTATTATGGTGGGGCCGCACAGCCAAGATTGAACAGATTCGTGTAATAGGGTTGATATAATTCGAGGTCATGGTTCAGTGTTTTCAGGGACGTGGCTTCACCGTAAATATTCTGAACAGAGAACAAGTAGTATCGAAATTAGTGGCCGTGATAGGCATGTTTTGCCGCAATAAAACATGTGCGGATAAGAGATCAACGCTTGTAAACAAATCCTTCTGAAACGTTACTCATCAACGTCCCAAGGTATTTGACTCGGTCAATATTACGACCCTCGATTTGGTAGGTACATACAGTGCAACCCTAGAGATAAGGTTGCAGGCCAACGGTTGGATTTTCTTTCAAAGCATTTTACTTGCCGATATCCACTGGCTCTGGATGAGTCCATAAGTCCATACCTAGAATACTCGACGGCAAACATGGAAGTCATGATATGACATCCAGTGTAGACTCGGGATGAGTAATTAGACACTTGTCACAGCttatataagctaaataCTTGgtatttaaataccttaccATATCATATGTAAGTTAATAACAATCATGTACAAGGCATCTTTCCATACACTTGTAGCTACTATTAGTATTGCTAAGTATTGACCTTTTCAACGCGTGGAGCCTATAACCAATACCTCCACTATTAGCCTAGCCTGGCTCGGCAGCTGCCCTTACTCAGTAGGTCACCAGACCCTGGAGACTGGGCTTCCCTGCGTCTGAGCTTCACCGTTCAGGGCAACTACCAGCCTGGGCATACCTAGGCAGTAGCCTGTAGTCTTAGCCTTCGCCTGTATGCTACGGCTTGGCTAAGCCCTTATCtcacgcttcttcttcactccaACAAGAAATTCCGATACCTCTCAATTGACTCTGTCACCCGACCAAGCGTGACATATCCATATAACCTTTGTTCCCGAGACTGTTTTTGGTCATCATTCTTTGTCGTCATTCTTTTTTGTTgacttctttgcttcttcaactaTCTTATCAATATTACTAGGCATCCCGCCAGTCATCCATCTGCCTACTGCGTCATTACCGCTGCTCGCGACTCAAAACTGCTGTCAACACCGCTCAGACTATGCGATAAGGCTTCTCACACCTTCAATCGAACTAAAGAATGGCTTCTCCTTCGAGAATCCCATCCGAACAGCCTCCCAGGTCTGCTTCGCCCTCGAGCTTCCGACCTCGATCGATTTCAGCTTCGGTCCCTCGAGCCGATTTGACAGCGCGTCTTGCTTCTCCCATCCCGTCACAACTACTTGGAACTACACCTCCCAGGGGAGGCTCGCCACGACCTGATGCAGCTCCACGTGCCGAGAATCTCGAGGATTTGTCCCAGTTGCCTGGGAGCGGGACCAGCGCTCAAGGACCTGGTGTATCTGCTCTCGCCGCTGCACTCTCCAACTCTCTAGGCCAGTCTCCTCCGCGACATGGCACTCCCGCAGCTCGCGTTGCTACTCCCCCGATTCGCTCACAGTCTCCTCTGCTCGGTGGTCGAAATTCGGGCACGCCGACCAACTATGGATCTTTCAATTCACGGTCACAAAATGCGCTGGGCACCAGTGCACCTTATGAAGATCCTGAGATTGTCAAGCGTCATCTAGTCCAACCCTCGGATGAGAATCCAGGTTCAGAAGAGTCATCGATTCAAGGTAATTCGAAGGGCAAGCAGCCAGCCGAAATCGGCGGTGCCGGACTGGGCGAGGACGAGTTTTCCAGCCTGAAGTTGCAGGGAGGTGATGTGACTCGAGGTATCTACAAGTGGACCGAACAGGCAGAAGCGAGAGCCAAATACAACCGCAGCAAGAGTTTCGATTTGGGACGGCCTGAGCCCGAGGCGGAAGTACTTGACATCAACTCGATAAAGGTGCCCGGTGGCTTCCGAAGAAACCATCTCCGTCGCAACGTCCAAAGCCCTGGTCCTCATGGTCATCCTGAGGACGGCCACGCCTCTCCTGCGCCGGGCCAGCAAAGATTATTCACCTCTAGCTTCCTCGAATTTTTGACGATTTATGGCCACTTCGCTGGTGAGGAactggaggaggatgacgaagactTAGGACCGAACGAGTACTTCTCATCCGGAGAAGACACAGACGAGTACAACTCCGACGACGAGCGGGAGCCTATGGAGGATAGTGCCTTGTTGACACCTTCAAGACGCAGACGCAAGCGCAAGGTCCGTGGTGGCACTGGAAACAATAGCCCCATGAACGCGGCCTTGCTGCTTCTCAAGTCCTTTGTCGGTACCGGTGTCCTCTTCCTTCCTCGAGCCTATCTCAACGGAGGTATGCTCTTTAGCAACCTGATTCTCTTTGGCGTTGCCGCTCTGAGCTACTACTGCTTTGTGCTTCTCGTACAAACACAGCTCAAGGTTGGAGGCTCTTTTGGTGATTTGGGTGGTGCACTTTACGGAAAGCATATGCGCACCCTTATTTTGGCCTCTATTGTCATCAGCCAGATTGGTTTCGTTGCTGCTTACACCGTATTCACTGCCGCCAATTTGCAGGCCTTTGTCAGGGCTGTCTCCGACTGCAAGTCCTCGATCAGTATCCAATGGCTCATTCTTATCCAGATGCTCATCTTCCTGCCATTTGCTCTTCTAAGAGATATTGGAAAGCTGGCATTTACTGCTCTAGTCGCGGATGCCTTTATTTTGATTGGCCTGGCTTACCTTCTGTACTACGATATTCTAACTCTCAACGCAAACGGTATCTCCGATATCATCATGTTCAACAAGAAGGACTGGACCTTGTTCATTGGAACTGCGATTTTCACCTTTGAAGGCATTGGTCTTATCATTCCTGTTCAGGAATCGATGAGACACCCTCAAAAGTTTCCTCGGGTTCTTCTTATCGTTATGATTATCATCACAGTCCTCTTCATTGGCATGGGTGCCATCTCTTATGCTGCCTACGGTTCTCACACAGAAACTGTTGTCTTGCTCAACTTGCCTCAGGACAACAAGATGGTCAACGGAGTTCAGTTCTTGTACTCTGTTGCCATTCTGCTTTCTACACCATTGCAGATCTTCCCTGCCATTCGTATCGCTGAAACAGAGCTTTTCACTCGAAGTGGCAAGTATAATCCTTGGGTCAAGTGGCAGAAGAACGTCTTCCGTTTCTTCGTGGTGATGCTTTGCGCTGCCATTGCTTGGCTCGGTGCCGACCATCTGGACAAGTTTGTTGCTCTCGTCGGTAACTTTGCCTGCATTCCACTTGTCTTTATCTATCCTGTAAGTCAACAATGTCGAAAGATTCGATGTGCAATACTGACTGTTTCTTCTAGCCTATGCTTCATTATAAGGCGATTGCCCGCACGAAGTTTTGGAAGGTGGCCGACATCCTGCTCTGTATCTTTGGATTCATCGCAATGGCGTACGCTACCACACTTACTGCGATGAGTTGGGCCACTGCGGAACCTAAGCATCCGGGATACTGTGACGAGAAGGGAACAATGGTTGGGTTCTGAGTCAAAGACTCATGTACAGTTGGTGTAATAGGTGTGCGAGTATGAGTTGGAGAGGTTTGGCGGCCGCAAGGCTTGCTATATCCGTGTGTCAGTTGAGGATCCATTGCATATTGTAGCTTGCATTGTGGTGTTACGTTATTGGATAGATTGTATGTAGCATTTGGAAATGGGTGATGGGAGTTGAAGGTTTTAGCCGTTTGGTTTCGAGTTTCATTACACATCGTGTAAGACAGCATATTGAACTATATTGCTTGGCAGTTATTTGATTCGTGGCTCGTGATTTGGTTGATATTATCAATTGTCTATCCATGATTCGGCTTCGACACGTGGGGGGCCGGCTCGACCGGAAAGTGGGGGATTCTACATGAATCTCGGAGACCGAGGCGAAAATGATGATGTATGTCTATCGCAAAACACCGGGCCGTGATATTCGGGTTATTGGAGGTGTCCCCAGAATAAAAGCGAGGTCTCGTTCAAGGGCCACAACTCGTCTCAAATATTTTGTCATGCCTCTCCAGCCGTCAATAAGCTTGACGAGACGCTGTCTCGTCAGcttgtcatcaacatccagGCGAACTTTTGCTCAACAGACACGGCAGACTCGacctccgcctcctccgcccTTTCAGACCGTCGCAACATGTCCGGAGCCGACATGCGGATGCGCAGCTACTCCTGCTATGCCAGAGGATCTTCCTCTGGACCGTGAGGGGCCTCTCAAAGGCGCAATTGCTGGGTATGCAGAGCATGTACTAGTGTGTACAGGAAATGCAGATTGGCCATCGAGAATAGAGGATGATAATGGCGGCGATTGCCTCGCTGCGGATCTGAAAGAGTTATTTGGACGTGGAGGGACTTACAGCGATGTTGGTGCTCTCTTATTATATATGGATTATGTACTGATCAACATAGCCTTTTCATAATGTCTCTGTTCTCAACTCGTCGTTTCCAAGCTCTGTTTCACCACGTCCTGAGGTTCAGACCACGTCCGTATATTTAGTCCCAAGCTTCAAATACGTCCCTTTTCTACCGCGGGTATCGTTTGATAGTGTAGAAGCACTAGCAAAGGGTTTTCTCCTCCCCAAGAAGCTTCACCCTGCACATGAAGGTCTCTCACCTATACATCGGGATCGCTTGACCCGCAAAGAAGGGTACCAGGGACTTCTACCAGGCGTTCAAGATGTTCGTGATGTTTTGGTCTTGATATGTGGACATACAGGCCGTGATGCTAGATGCGGTATCATGGCGCCTGTTCTGCAAACTGAGTTCGAGGACAAGTTGGAAATGGAGGGTTTTGACGTCTTGGATGGACCCGTGCAAGTCAATCTCGGCGACAAACAAAGAATACAGGGAGAGACTGGTCGAGGCAAGACTACAGCTAGAGTTGGTTTGATCAGTCATATCGGGGGTCATAAGTTTGCTGGCAACGTCATCATTTATCTCCCTCCAGACCTGAAGATGGGCAATGAGCCTCATCCTTTGGCTGGATGTGGAATTTGGTACGGAAGAGTTGATCCAAAGAATGTGGAGGGTATCGTAAAAGAGACTATTCTGAAGGGAAATGTGGTTGCGGATATGTTTAGAGGAGGTATTGATGCTGAGCAtaagatgttgaggatgtaAGATATCTGTATTGATAGATGGTTAGATACCCCAAGGTCGCGAAACATGAACAAGACACTCTTCAATAGAAGTATGTAATTATAAATCATTACCACGCGCTACCTATTTACGAAATGTATTCAGTCATGACGGCTATGTATACATGTTGAGGTGATTCAAGTGATTCACGTGACCTTGATCTAGTAATTCCAGCTTCAATTTTTGGTGACCATGAACTCAAGGACCTTCTGAAGATACTGGAAAGAACGGGACCGCAAATACCAACTCGTACGTCTGAGTATATTTGCCTTATTTAGTCTGTTTTGACCTCAGGCGGTTTCATTCTGGATGCGATAGCTCAAGAAGACGACTGAAAAACTCTGTGATCAAAACTGGTGCACTCACCACCAACCAATATGATAAGAGCCACGCCAAGGATACTCATAAGTTCATCGCGATCTGTCATCCATAACCGACTAATTCTCACAAAATATGGTCATTTTCAGAGCCGTTTGTCAATAGCTAAGACGCAGTCTCCAAGAATCTTATCACGGAGcctctcaacttcatcaccatctcaGCAACACGCTTCTCAAAAACCAGACTTTTCTACATCTCTTCAATCACGGGTCTTCCCCTCTTTAATAGTGGCTGGAATAATTCTTGTCAGTGGCGGCTACTATCTTATCACGCCGCCGTCTCGACccaacaacctcaacgaGATAACCTTTGTTCCCTACGGCATCACAACTCGCGAGGCCATCTCACCAACCTCATTCGTCATCACCGCAGTCCCACGCACACCAAACCCTTCTCTACCATACCTGACACCTTCAGATAACCGCTGGAGCTATCCTCTCTGGTCTGTGGAGTTCAAGCAACCTGAGGTACAAATTTCTCGGCATTATACACCCCTGCCTCCACTATCTACGGAGGATCCTACAGATGGCTCGCTCCGGTTTTATATCCGGactgttggcgatggtgaaATGTCCAACTACCTAGGTCGAAGACaggttggagaagatgtttTCCTGCGTGGTCCACACGTTGGCTTTGAACTAGCGGAGCGATTGGGTGAGCATTCTcgtcttgtcttccttgcCGGTGGTACGGGCGTAGTGCCTGGTATACAAGCAGCGAAGGCTGTCTTGGAAGCGAGCGAAGATTCAAGCGTTGACCTCCTCTGGGcagtgaggaagagagaagaggttCAAAAAAGTGCTCCTCCTCGGCAATCATCGTGGAAGTTTTggcaagaaaagaagcccACTCCGTTAGGCACTGAGGTTGAGAACCCTAGCCCCGTCACAAAGCGCTTACAAGACCTCAAGATGACCTATGGTGATCGTCTCAGGATACAGGTCGTTGTTGACGAAGAGGGAACTCGCTTCCAGGATAAGGATATTAGGGAAGCCATTGCAGCATCGCCTGGAACTGTCGCTTCATTCAATGCAGGTTGTCGATTCCACGATCAAGCAATGCATGTTTACGCCTCCGAATTCGCCCTCTCTGACGGGCCTGGTTGTGTGTGCAAGTCTTCCGAAGGCACTACCCCCGGGAAAAACTTGTTTATCGTCTCTGGCCCCGACGGTTTCATTGAGTACTATGCTGGGCCCAAGATATGGTTAGGTGGCCAGCAGACTCAAGGTCCGATTTCTGGTGTAGCTGGTTATCTGCAAAAACAGAACCCTCTCCTGGCAAGAGATTGGCTGGTCCTCAAGATGTAAAATCACTGTAAGGATAGTCTCATATACTGTATTATAGTTCAAAGCACTCATAAAGAGGGGTATACATCATTTATTGGGTACAAATAAAACATGGAATACTATGTAACAATGATGCCTTCTACGTGATAACCCAACGCCAACACTAGACTCCAAACCCATGACATGTTCCTCTAGTGGCTCTGAACCTTCCTATACGACGGAGGCTTCATTGTCCTCCTAATCAACTTGCCCGCGTATGGCGGGATCAATGAAACTGCACCAATGGCTAGTACACGCCAGACAAATCCCCTGAGCAGATGTTAGTACATATGACCCGGCAAATCAAGGACGACTTACCATGTTATCAAGAACTGAAGGTCAAAGTATCCACCTAAGAAAGGTATGGAGCCGATATACAAGACGAAAGTGCCGATGATACTAATGATCATAATGGGATGCCATGTAGTGATCTCAATGGCCACCATGAGAAGTTCGTTGAGCACTAGAACGGTATAACTGACAGCAACCATCTTGGGCCCATCGACTTCAGTGAGAATCTGCGACAAGCCCTGAATCATGCCGCCTTGGTAGATGGATACAAAGACCCAAACAAAGAAAGTTCTGTACGATAGAGATCGTCCAGAAGTGAGTTCCTTATAGAGCTCGGGGTAGAGGTTGGCAAGGTTCTCGTCCACATCCTTATCTAACACAAGTGACAGCACAGGGGCTGCAGTGTATACAGTAGCATAGCCGACAAGTAGCCAATCCTAGAATCGTTAGTTGTCACGAACAGAGAAAAGAGTTCCTCGGCTTACCTTGTATAGGCCCTCAGGCTCAAACTTGATAGCAATACTATACATAGTCTGGCACACAGCAATGATCAAACCACGGTGAATAACAAACTGTGCGAGCTTAGCACTTCGCTTGTAACTGTTACGGCCATGCCAGACCAATAGCTTGACCAGATGACAAAATTGCTCAATCGAAAAGTCTGCCGCCAAACTAGCCTGTCGGCCTTCCTTGCCAACaataccaacaccaacatcagcagCTTGGATCATTGAGACATCGTTGCCACCATCGCCGATACAGCATACGCGCTTTTTAGTGTACTCGCGGATCAGTTTGGCAACTTCGGCCTTTTGGTTCGGCGAACAACGGCAAGCAACAACGGTGGGCAGCTGGACGGCGATGCAGATGAACTCAAGACGGAAATGTGTCAGAAAGAGAGCCAGACTTTCGCCATCTACCAGGAGACAAGCGTCTGTCTTGCTTCGGAGGAAGTCAAGATGTTCTCGGGCgttatccttcttcttgagcttggaaaCTGTATAGATGTACTGACCGCGAGCCACCAGTTTGGAGCTGACAGCAACACATCTGGCTGTCTCGACCTTGTCACCAGTCAACATCCAAATCTTGATACCAGCATTGCGGAGGAGCTCTAGAGAGGGTTTTACGTCCTTCTGCAGCTTGTCCTCGACACCAGTCACGCCAATTAGTTCCAGATCATGTTCCAGGTAGTGCGAAACCACCCGCTGCATGCCAGCATCACGCCCACTGATCGAAAGCGATGCTTCTTGATAGCGAGCCGAGAACTCCTTGTACTGATCGTATGAGAGCTTCTTGCGACCAACGACCAGCGTACGTAAGCCTTCGCGCGCCATATTGGCGGTCTCCTCGTCGAGCCAATCGTTCGCTGCAACGATGGAGCTCATGACGGTATCAGCACCCTTCTGGAAGAACCAGATTTCGCCAGTAGAGAGACTCgggttcttgaccttgacgtcTTCGTGGAAGTGGACGATGATACCCATTCGTTTGCCTTCGGAAGTAAAAGGGAAAACGTCAAGGATTCGCACGCGAACCACCGGTCTCTTGCTGTTCGTGTATTCCAACACCATACTCTTGCGATCTCGGTACACAAGTCTCAGGCCGACTGATTCTGTCCACTTGACGATGGCGATTTCGTCTGGAGATGATGCTTGATATCCAGTAACCTCTTTGCCATCCTCAATGTCCACAGTAGGTGTAACATTATGGCAAAGGGCGAGTGCCAGAACTACATCTCGAACTCGCGTGCCAATCTCTCGTCTTGTACGCGTCGTGCCCATAGTTGTAGTGCTAGAGTATGTGGATGACGGAGTGATAAGCATGTTCTGGGCAGCAGCGTCTGCAGAGGGCAGGATGTAGAAGCCTTGTTTAACATACGTTGACACTTCGTCCATTGCCTCGTTGGCATAAGACACAGTACCAACGTGAATTTTCTTCATTTCCATCTCATTTTGGGTTAATGTACCAGTCTTGTCGCTGAGCAGGTATTCGATTCGGCCGAGATCTTCAGGTATAGTACTTGTTCGAACAACTGCTCCAGGCATGCCAGGATCACGTTGTATAAACCAGGAATATGCGCTCTTGCCCATGTCCAGGTTCACACGCAGGCTGATGGGGACAATAGTAGAGAACAAAACCAAAAATCGCATGATCTTGACATACCACACAttgtctttggtgtttcCGAAACCCTCGAGGGCGACAAGGATGATGGAAAGAGCCAATGTCAAGGCGCACAGGGGATTTAGTCAAAGAGTTGATCTCGTATTCAAGTAGGCCGGTCTTGGAACGTGAGGGAGCTGTCGATAGAGCAGACCGCGTCTGAGGACCTGTGTACATGATGACGGCTAGTGTCGTGGCTTGCGAGGCGATGACAGTATTGGCCCATGCTGTGTTATCTATTGACAGAGCAGCCGTGTGGGAAGCGTCAGAGTCTTGTACTGTCGCATGGTGCGCCAGTGCATCCTTTCGAGATTCTACCAGCTCAATTGTGCCCAGAAACTCGTTTACCTTCCTGTCTGGCTTTCCACCGGTGACGCGCAGACGAACAAACTCCTCCGTTGGTAGATTTTGTGTGAGTGGTGAAGCAAGTCTGAGCTTCCAATCCGTCTCACCATCCAACTGATCGGTCCTAATGAAAGTCTCCCCTCCTGGTCCGCTTTCAGTCTCTTGCTCTGGTGCCGCTTCTGCGGGTTGTTTGCCCTTTGCTTGAGGCTCTTCACCGTCGAACGCCAACAAGGTATCCTCCTCTGCTGGTTCTTCGGGAATCGGTGCAGGGGCTGGTGCCTCGGAAGTGAAGCATTTCAATATGACAACATCTGCAGGTACACGTTGACCCTTCGTAAGTTTGAGAACATCGCCAACTTTCAAGTCTTTTGACTTGCGGCTGACTTCGACAGCCCGTGAGGATGGCGGGGGTGCCTCGACgtcgtcttcctccaaaATGTCTGACAAGTTCTCTCGGGCCCCCTTTGACTTCTTCCTAGAGTGTTTCTGTAACACTTCAGACTTGAGCAGTTTTCTTTGGCGTACAGGGGCTAGATTGGAGTCGGCATCCTGAAAAACCAGAATGCTGTACTCTTCTGAATTCGCTTCAGTGTCTCTTCGCCGTCTGGCAATATCATCGAAGGCCTCCTTTCCCATGGTAATACAGAGTACAAACGCCAGTGGTGCAATGTACGTTAACAGGTAGCCAATTCTCAGGGCGGGTATCGCCTGCGACAGTGCCACGAGAAGGAAGtacatgttgaagaagaacgagaaTTCGTTATAGAGGGTTATAGGGAGGAATGTCAAGGCTGTGTACTTGGCAtttgagatgatgttgtttgGAAATCGCACAGGTTGAGTCGATCCCACGGCCACATGTCGAGAGGAGGATgggtcgtcgtcttcttggTCATCGGCATCGCTCGGTTCTGGTTTCTTCGAGCCCGACATGAAACTAGGGAATCGTAACCGTGAAGATACTCGATCCGAGTTCATGGACTTCCGGCTTTGCGAAGGCTGGCCCCCTAGCAGTGGTTGATCATCCTCATTGTAGCCGCTTCCTTCCGACCATCGAGATGCACTGCTGTTATGTTCCCCTAATAATGTTTGAGAATGCTCATCGTTTCCGTCCCTGTCCTGGCCGAGGTCGCCATACCCGCGATTCCTCTTTCCAGCTCGCCGCACTCCACCCATGCGCAAATTTCGCAGCGCTATCCGTGATGTCTGTGGCTCGGTTGAAGGGCGCTCGCTATCCCTTGGAGCTGGAGTAGTTGATATTGGGTCGAGCTCCTGAATATCTAGATCAAGGTCGGAATCGGAGTCATTCGCGGGAGAGTCGGGTGGGTCGGAAGCTCGATATCGTGGTGAGGGCGGCATTCCTGGCTAAGCtcctgacgatgaggagaaatAGAAAAGGTGCTGTGTGATAGGTGAAGAATGGAGGA from Fusarium fujikuroi IMI 58289 draft genome, chromosome FFUJ_chr04 harbors:
- a CDS encoding probable AVT3-involved in amino acid efflux from the vacuole, producing the protein MASPSRIPSEQPPRSASPSSFRPRSISASVPRADLTARLASPIPSQLLGTTPPRGGSPRPDAAPRAENLEDLSQLPGSGTSAQGPGVSALAAALSNSLGQSPPRHGTPAARVATPPIRSQSPLLGGRNSGTPTNYGSFNSRSQNALGTSAPYEDPEIVKRHLVQPSDENPGSEESSIQGNSKGKQPAEIGGAGLGEDEFSSLKLQGGDVTRGIYKWTEQAEARAKYNRSKSFDLGRPEPEAEVLDINSIKVPGGFRRNHLRRNVQSPGPHGHPEDGHASPAPGQQRLFTSSFLEFLTIYGHFAGEELEEDDEDLGPNEYFSSGEDTDEYNSDDEREPMEDSALLTPSRRRRKRKVRGGTGNNSPMNAALLLLKSFVGTGVLFLPRAYLNGGMLFSNLILFGVAALSYYCFVLLVQTQLKVGGSFGDLGGALYGKHMRTLILASIVISQIGFVAAYTVFTAANLQAFVRAVSDCKSSISIQWLILIQMLIFLPFALLRDIGKLAFTALVADAFILIGLAYLLYYDILTLNANGISDIIMFNKKDWTLFIGTAIFTFEGIGLIIPVQESMRHPQKFPRVLLIVMIIITVLFIGMGAISYAAYGSHTETVVLLNLPQDNKMVNGVQFLYSVAILLSTPLQIFPAIRIAETELFTRSGKYNPWVKWQKNVFRFFVVMLCAAIAWLGADHLDKFVALVGNFACIPLVFIYPPMLHYKAIARTKFWKVADILLCIFGFIAMAYATTLTAMSWATAEPKHPGYCDEKGTMVGF
- a CDS encoding related to cytochrome-c mitochondrial import factor CYC2 gives rise to the protein MPLQPSISLTRRCLVSLSSTSRRTFAQQTRQTRPPPPPPFQTVATCPEPTCGCAATPAMPEDLPLDREGPLKGAIAGYAEHVLVCTGNADWPSRIEDDNGGDCLAADLKELFGRGGTYSDPFHNVSVLNSSFPSSVSPRPEVQTTSVYLVPSFKYVPFLPRVSFDSVEALAKGFLLPKKLHPAHEGLSPIHRDRLTRKEGYQGLLPGVQDVRDVLVLICGHTGRDARCGIMAPVLQTEFEDKLEMEGFDVLDGPVQVNLGDKQRIQGETGRGKTTARVGLISHIGGHKFAGNVIIYLPPDLKMGNEPHPLAGCGIWYGRVDPKNVEGIVKETILKGNVVADMFRGGIDAEHKMLRIGGYYLITPPSRPNNLNEITFVPYGITTREAISPTSFVITAVPRTPNPSLPYLTPSDNRWSYPLWSVEFKQPEVQISRHYTPLPPLSTEDPTDGSLRFYIRTVGDGEMSNYLGRRQVGEDVFLRGPHVGFELAERLGEHSRLVFLAGGTGVVPGIQAAKAVLEASEDSSVDLLWAVRKREEVQKSAPPRQSSWKFWQEKKPTPLGTEVENPSPVTKRLQDLKMTYGDRLRIQVVVDEEGTRFQDKDIREAIAASPGTVASFNAGCRFHDQAMHVYASEFALSDGPGCVCKSSEGTTPGKNLFIVSGPDGFIEYYAGPKIWLGGQQTQGPISGVAGYLQKQNPLLARDWLVLKM
- a CDS encoding putative P-Type ATPase; the encoded protein is MPPSPRYRASDPPDSPANDSDSDLDLDIQELDPISTTPAPRDSERPSTEPQTSRIALRNLRMGGVRRAGKRNRGYGDLGQDRDGNDEHSQTLLGEHNSSASRWSEGSGYNEDDQPLLGGQPSQSRKSMNSDRVSSRLRFPSFMSGSKKPEPSDADDQEDDDPSSSRHVAVGSTQPVRFPNNIISNAKYTALTFLPITLYNEFSFFFNMYFLLVALSQAIPALRIGYLLTYIAPLAFVLCITMGKEAFDDIARRRRDTEANSEEYSILVFQDADSNLAPVRQRKLLKSEVLQKHSRKKSKGARENLSDILEEDDVEAPPPSSRAVEVSRKSKDLKVGDVLKLTKGQRVPADVVILKCFTSEAPAPAPIPEEPAEEDTLLAFDGEEPQAKGKQPAEAAPEQETESGPGGETFIRTDQLDGETDWKLRLASPLTQNLPTEEFVRLRVTGGKPDRKVNEFLGTIELVESRKDALAHHATVQDSDASHTAALSIDNTAWANTVIASQATTLAVIMYTGPQTRSALSTAPSRSKTGLLEYEINSLTKSPGFGNTKDNVWYVKIMRFLVLFSTIVPISLRVNLDMGKSAYSWFIQRDPGMPGAVVRTSTIPEDLGRIEYLLSDKTGTLTQNEMEMKKIHVGTVSYANEAMDEVSTYVKQGFYILPSADAAAQNMLITPSSTYSSTTTMGTTRTRREIGTRVRDVVLALALCHNVTPTVDIEDGKEVTGYQASSPDEIAIVKWTESVGLRLVYRDRKSMVLEYTNSKRPVVRVRILDVFPFTSEGKRMGIIVHFHEDVKVKNPSLSTGEIWFFQKGADTVMSSIVAANDWLDEETANMAREGLRTLVVGRKKLSYDQYKEFSARYQEASLSISGRDAGMQRVVSHYLEHDLELIGVTGVEDKLQKDVKPSLELLRNAGIKIWMLTGDKVETARCVAVSSKLVARGQYIYTVSKLKKKDNAREHLDFLRSKTDACLLVDGESLALFLTHFRLEFICIAVQLPTVVACRCSPNQKAEVAKLIREYTKKRVCCIGDGGNDVSMIQAADVGVGIVGKEGRQASLAADFSIEQFCHLVKLLVWHGRNSYKRSAKLAQFVIHRGLIIAVCQTMYSIAIKFEPEGLYKDWLLVGYATVYTAAPVLSLVLDKDVDENLANLYPELYKELTSGRSLSYRTFFVWVFVSIYQGGMIQGLSQILTEVDGPKMVAVSYTVLVLNELLMVAIEITTWHPIMIISIIGTFVLYIGSIPFLGGYFDLQFLITWGFVWRVLAIGAVSLIPPYAGKLIRRTMKPPSYRKVQSH